The following nucleotide sequence is from Deinococcus aerius.
GTCTGCCCCATGCCGGATGGCGTTTACCTTTCCGTCGAGCGGCACGGCATCAGCTCGCAGGAGCTGACCCTGTCCCGCGAACAGGCGCTGGACCTGCTGCGGCTGCTTCAGGAGAACTTCGCCGGGGAGGACGGCTGATGTTCGGCCCACCCGGGGGCGAGCCGGACCCAGGCTGACCTCCTCCCCCGGCTGCGGCTGGAGTACCCGGGAGTACCCGGGCTTAAGATGGCCGTGTTCCGGGGGGCCGCTCAAGGGACCCTTGAGGGAACTCCGCTGCCGGGATCTTAGGTTTGACTGCGACGGGGTCGTTCGGGCAAACGGCGAGGAGGGCGTGCTGCAACGCGCGGCCGAACACGCGCGCGACGTGCACCACGTTGAGCAGTTCCCGCCCGAACAGGTACACGAGATCCGCGCGC
It contains:
- a CDS encoding DUF1059 domain-containing protein — encoded protein: MRELRCRDLRFDCDGVVRANGEEGVLQRAAEHARDVHHVEQFPPEQVHEIRAQVRDGADGNPAARGA